The following nucleotide sequence is from Aminobacterium mobile DSM 12262.
TATAAGCATTTTCCTTGCCAGCTCTTGGATTTCCCACTGGGCACGACGGCAAAGTCGCAGAGAGAAGAAATGTAAAAGCTCTCTGGCATTCATAGTCATTACCAAACTGGTAGTCCACCCATGGGGTAAAATATATCGCGCATCTTCTTTCGGCACACCCCGCTTTAGAAGTGCCAAATAGGTATTATGCGCACTTTCTACCTGATGGACAAACAGATCGGTCGCTTCTTTATCTGCTGCTACAGTTGGTGGAAGGACCACATCAGGTTCAACCATAGAGACATAACGCTGACTTCTTTGGCTGTAACTAGCAATGCGATGGCGAACCAGCTGATGGCTCGTCACTCGACTTATTCCGTCTAAAGAGAATGTAAAAGAAGCATGCTCCAAGGGCGAGAGATGTCCGCTTTTTCGAAGATGTGTAATAAGAGATACTACAGAATCTGAATTTTGCTCCTCCATTATGGAAGAGGCTGGAACAGCGCTATAACAGAGACGGGCCGCTGCTGCCACAATACGATCAGGATCAGGAGTGTGCCCGAGCAAAATTACCTGACACGCCATACATTCATCAACTCCTGTCATGTAAAAAAGGGGAGCAGTGCTCCCCCTTACTACTCCTCGTTTCCTTCTTCTCGCTGACCGTAATTAATTCCTTCGTACTTCCTGCGGAACCTCTCAAGACGACCAGCTTCGGAAGCAACACGGCTTCCTCTTT
It contains:
- the thyX gene encoding FAD-dependent thymidylate synthase, yielding MACQVILLGHTPDPDRIVAAAARLCYSAVPASSIMEEQNSDSVVSLITHLRKSGHLSPLEHASFTFSLDGISRVTSHQLVRHRIASYSQRSQRYVSMVEPDVVLPPTVAADKEATDLFVHQVESAHNTYLALLKRGVPKEDARYILPHGWTTSLVMTMNARELLHFFSLRLCRRAQWEIQELARKMLIEVRQVSPVIFALAGPSCVVNGVCGEARPCGKPFRSVEELLEEE